In Nitrospirota bacterium, the DNA window GAACAAAGTCCCGTTCCCCGCCATAGCCCTCATTTGATTCCGCCACGGAATCAATCAACTCATCATCAGCACCCACAGCCAGCACGCGGTGAGGTGAAAGACTTTCAACTGTGAATGGCCCGGCCACGCGGACTTTCTTTTTGTCGTCATAAGGTTTGTCGTAGAGGTATTCGAACTCCGCCTTGGAGGCGATGGACGCGTCGATTTCTTTCTGACGGGCAATACGCTGTTCCCAAAAGGCAGTGAATAGTGGTTGAGTGGCAAGTGGATAGTTCTCAGGCATTTCACGTGGAATTTCCCATTCTTCGAGAGTCTTCTGCTTTCCAATCTTCACTGACAACTCTTCACGCAGCGGTGCCAATCGCTGCTCATACTTCTCCCAGATCACATCAATCTCAGCATTATTAGCGATGGACTTTAGCGTGATGTGTGGCACCCGCTCATAAACGAAGCCATGACGGATGTCGCCACGTGTGGGCTGACTTGATGGCGCGGTGCGGGTTACCTCGGCTTCCTTAAGCTGTCCGTCGCGGCTGTCTGCCAGCAGGTAGTACGGATAGCGTGCGCCCATGATGCGGGCACGGGCGAGTGCAAGAGCGACACGCGAGGTGTCAATCGTAATCCACCTCCGCCCCCACTGTTCAGCAACGTAAGCAGTTGTGCCGGAACCGCAGGTGGGATCGAGGACGAGATCGCCGGGGTCGGTGGTCATGAGGAGGCAGCGTTGGATCGCACTTGTAGAAGTTTGCACAACATATATCTTTTCTTGGTTTTTCTTGAAGCCTCCCATTGCTGTATCTAACCAAAGATCTCCTATTACGCGCACAGGGTAATCGTCAACGTATTTTCGATAGAAGACATTCTCACCTTTCTTTTGTACCCTGCCGGCCTTGACCAGAACATTTCTCCCGACAGAGTTTGTCGTCCAATGTCGACCACTTCTCGAATAGTAACTCCTGTCCTGAAAAACAAACGTATCTTCTGGATTCCCGTCCCCTTGCGAAGTCAAATCTGTCAACATGTAACATTTTCCTGATGCTCTGTTTTCTATAGTAGACCGTGAAATGATGCCGTCGTGTAACTCAATCCACTCGAACAAATCAAGTTCTTCCTCACTTTTAGTTTGCAGGAGCTTTCTAAATTTGATCTGCTCCGTTCGCTTACCATACCAAAGTAAATAATTAGTCACCTTATCGAGTAGATCAGAGGCCCTACCGCCAGTAGTTTTGAACTTGATAAGGCTAACAAAATTTTCATCCCCAAACACCTCATCCATAACCGCCCGCACCCGATGCACATTCTCATCCCCAATCTGCACAAAGATGGACCCTGATTCCGTCAATAAATCCCGCGCCACGGTTAGCCGATCACGCAGATAGGTCAGATAGGAATGAATGCCGTTCCGCCACGTATCACGAAATGCCTTTACCTGTTCCGGTTCACGGGTTATATGATCAACGTTGCCATCCTTCACATCCCGGCTGGTGGTTGACCACTGAAAGTTGGAGTTGAACTTGATGCCGTAGGGAGGATCAAAATAGATCATCTGCACCTTGCCGCGCAGTCCTTCACGCTCAGCTAATGATGCCATGACCTGAAGGCTGTCTCCAAGGATCATGCGGTTGGCCCAATGGGCATCGTGCTGATAAAACTCAGTTTTGGCACTCTCGCTGGGTAAGCCGTTGAAGTCGGCAAAGAGATCTATTTGAGTGGCTTGTTTTTTACTATCCACTAACCACTTTGCACTATTCACTACTAAGTCATCAATGATGACTTTCGGCTGTACCTTCTCCTGAATATAGAGCGGAGGGGCATGGACTATCAGGTCAGACCAGTCCTGCATATCCTTCCCTCGCCAGACAAGCTGAGGATCAAGGTCGCGGTTGCGCCGCTCGTATGCTACA includes these proteins:
- a CDS encoding site-specific DNA-methyltransferase — protein: MAKKKTNKLTVETLKHEEASRKNIPTAEHQSVMYDAEKNPIRVAYERRNRDLDPQLVWRGKDMQDWSDLIVHAPPLYIQEKVQPKVIIDDLVVNSAKWLVDSKKQATQIDLFADFNGLPSESAKTEFYQHDAHWANRMILGDSLQVMASLAEREGLRGKVQMIYFDPPYGIKFNSNFQWSTTSRDVKDGNVDHITREPEQVKAFRDTWRNGIHSYLTYLRDRLTVARDLLTESGSIFVQIGDENVHRVRAVMDEVFGDENFVSLIKFKTTGGRASDLLDKVTNYLLWYGKRTEQIKFRKLLQTKSEEELDLFEWIELHDGIISRSTIENRASGKCYMLTDLTSQGDGNPEDTFVFQDRSYYSRSGRHWTTNSVGRNVLVKAGRVQKKGENVFYRKYVDDYPVRVIGDLWLDTAMGGFKKNQEKIYVVQTSTSAIQRCLLMTTDPGDLVLDPTCGSGTTAYVAEQWGRRWITIDTSRVALALARARIMGARYPYYLLADSRDGQLKEAEVTRTAPSSQPTRGDIRHGFVYERVPHITLKSIANNAEIDVIWEKYEQRLAPLREELSVKIGKQKTLEEWEIPREMPENYPLATQPLFTAFWEQRIARQKEIDASIASKAEFEYLYDKPYDDKKKVRVAGPFTVESLSPHRVLAVGADDELIDSVAESNEGYGGERDFVQMILENLKTAGVQQAHKEDKITFTSLTPWPGDMVCAEGRYMERPSPQPSPQRGEGVEVEKRAAIFIGPEFGTVSRPDLVAAAREAGDAGFDVLITCAFNYDAHSSEFNKLGRIPVLKARMNADLHMADDLKNTGKGNLFVIFGEPDINILDAEDGQIKVKVNGVDVFHPNTGEVRSDGAEGIACWFIDTDYNEESFFVRHAYFLGANDPYKALKTTLKAEINEDAWATLNSDTSRPFDKPKTGRIAVKVINHLGDEVMKVFRV